The genomic window TGGTCGAGCGCGACGACTTCGCGTCGGGCACGTCGTCCAAGTCCTCGAAGCTCGTGCACGGCGGGTTGCGCTACCTGCAGCAGAAGAGCGCCAGCGCCTGCTCGAGAACGCCCCGCACCTCGTACACCCGCTCCCGTTCCTCATCCCGCTGTTCGGCAAGGAAGGCATCGTCAACAAGGCCGTCGTGCGCGTCTACAGCAACGCGCTGTGGGTCTACGACCTGACGGGCGGGTTGCGCATCGGCAAGCTGCACAAGCGCGTCTCGCGCGAAGAGGCGCTCGCACACGTGCCCACGCTCGACACGCGCCGCTTGGTCGCCGGGTTCCTCTACTACGACGCGCAGACCGACGACGCGCGCCTCACGCTCACCATCGCGCGCACTGCCGCCGTCGACTACGGCGTGGCCGCCCTCAACCACGCAGGGGTGACCGCAGTGTTGAAGGACGCGGAGGGGCGTGCATCCGGCGCCCGGCTCGACAACGGAATCGAAGTGCGGGCCCGGGCCGTCGTCAACGCGGCC from Actinomycetota bacterium includes these protein-coding regions:
- a CDS encoding FAD-dependent oxidoreductase, with translation MTPISPMIPSPFDRRSALARLADEHFDVLVIGGGITGAGVALDAAARGLRTALVERDDFASGTSSKSSKLVHGGLRYLQQKSASACSRTPRTSYTRSRSSSRCSARKASSTRPSCASTATRCGSTT